One part of the Rhodococcus oxybenzonivorans genome encodes these proteins:
- a CDS encoding AAA family ATPase: MSDPANSELVGRSRELASLEAFLRGATPDMPAVVLVEGAAGIGKTTLVEAFLAAHSEVPTLAAVSTPWATGHPFGVVEQMLGSAVTARHPLGVAHELAAAVTALPGEKAVVVLDDAHWADLDSLQAVTSASYLLDRPAMLVLITTSEPSADVSPDVIELLDRHHRHRLCVPPLDASDIRTLANRIAHVELPAPLAHQLTQHTAGNPRHVTQLLHEVDPGAWSHWQPVLPVPRAVTASVRSRLTACSAPARALVEAASVLGGDPRFADVAELADIENPVEALDEAHRAGLLTMGEHRGVTVLVFPSALTRAAVYRDLGPIRLRDLHEHAARVVDDDSQRLDHLAAASPFPHPELADELDRHAVHRATVGAWSAVADALIKSSRLSADRRIREQRLIRAVDALVGTGNLPQAIAFAPEIESFPASPLRDAVLGYLAIQRGRPAEADLLLTQSWSACDPAADPATAALICQRRVLDSLARWHGPDLVQWGSRAVSLVDPSDPSAVESAAIMGLGLAATGKTAEARAAYDHLSATVALGAQSQRFEMARGWLDLALDEPEAARQELESAVPTAFRMGSARISLWAQAWLARTQFALGDWSGAVATVERAARQLEDVGLDLLRPLVHWTGAQTQALRGNRDAAQHHLRRAAASLHDYPIMFLPSSLARAQCAEVEADYPTVIRALEPLTRLRPREGVDEPGFWHWPDVYANALVMVGRVDDADTFLIPHEERAAARQHRSAQARLGYARGRILGARGDIDAARAVFEQALQHLDTLPLPYDRARVNFAYGQTLRRAGKRRDADAVIQAAREGYSALGATSYVLRCDREIKAGGLNLERSRVSLADLTPQEQAVTELVAGGASNKEAAGELFLSVKTVQYHLTRVYAKLGVRSRSELAAQFRNDG; encoded by the coding sequence GTGAGTGACCCAGCCAACAGCGAACTCGTCGGCCGTTCGCGTGAGCTCGCAAGTCTCGAGGCTTTCCTGCGCGGGGCGACTCCCGACATGCCGGCCGTCGTGCTGGTCGAAGGGGCCGCCGGCATCGGCAAGACCACCCTCGTCGAGGCGTTCCTCGCGGCGCACTCCGAGGTGCCGACACTTGCCGCAGTGTCTACGCCCTGGGCGACGGGGCACCCGTTCGGCGTGGTCGAGCAGATGCTGGGGTCCGCAGTGACCGCACGACATCCTCTGGGCGTCGCCCATGAGCTCGCCGCCGCGGTGACCGCACTTCCCGGGGAGAAGGCCGTGGTCGTACTCGACGACGCACACTGGGCCGACCTCGACTCTTTGCAGGCCGTGACGTCGGCCAGTTATCTTCTCGACCGCCCTGCCATGCTGGTGCTGATCACGACGTCGGAACCGTCCGCCGACGTCTCGCCCGACGTGATCGAGCTCCTCGACCGACATCACCGTCACCGGCTGTGTGTCCCGCCCCTCGATGCGTCCGACATTCGCACACTCGCGAACCGCATTGCGCACGTGGAACTTCCAGCGCCCCTTGCGCACCAGCTCACGCAGCACACGGCCGGAAATCCCCGGCACGTCACGCAACTCCTGCACGAAGTGGATCCGGGCGCCTGGTCCCACTGGCAACCCGTGCTGCCCGTCCCCCGGGCGGTCACCGCATCGGTGCGCTCGCGGCTCACGGCGTGCTCGGCGCCCGCGCGCGCCCTGGTCGAAGCGGCCTCCGTCCTCGGCGGTGATCCGCGTTTCGCCGATGTCGCCGAACTTGCGGACATCGAGAATCCTGTCGAAGCACTCGACGAGGCGCACCGAGCGGGACTGCTGACGATGGGTGAGCATCGCGGCGTTACCGTGCTGGTGTTCCCCTCGGCACTCACCCGGGCCGCCGTCTACCGCGACCTCGGCCCGATCCGACTGCGCGACCTGCACGAGCACGCAGCACGCGTCGTCGACGACGACAGTCAGCGCCTCGACCATCTCGCTGCCGCGTCGCCGTTTCCCCACCCCGAACTCGCCGATGAACTCGACCGCCACGCCGTCCACCGGGCCACGGTCGGGGCCTGGTCCGCCGTCGCGGACGCCCTGATCAAGTCGAGCCGCCTCAGCGCAGACCGACGCATTCGAGAGCAACGCCTGATCCGCGCCGTCGACGCCCTGGTCGGGACCGGAAATCTGCCGCAGGCGATCGCGTTCGCACCCGAGATCGAAAGCTTCCCCGCAAGCCCGCTCCGTGACGCCGTCCTCGGCTATCTGGCCATCCAGCGGGGCCGCCCCGCGGAGGCCGACCTGCTGCTCACGCAGTCGTGGTCTGCCTGCGACCCCGCCGCGGATCCGGCGACTGCCGCACTGATCTGTCAGCGCCGGGTCCTCGACTCCTTGGCCCGGTGGCATGGGCCCGACCTCGTCCAGTGGGGTTCGCGGGCAGTGTCACTCGTCGACCCGAGCGATCCTTCGGCCGTGGAATCCGCGGCGATCATGGGCCTAGGACTGGCAGCGACGGGCAAGACAGCCGAGGCGCGGGCCGCGTACGACCACCTGTCGGCCACAGTCGCACTGGGCGCCCAGTCGCAACGCTTCGAGATGGCCCGGGGGTGGCTCGACCTGGCGTTGGACGAGCCGGAGGCGGCGCGGCAGGAACTCGAAAGTGCCGTCCCGACGGCATTTCGGATGGGGTCTGCCCGTATTTCGCTGTGGGCGCAGGCCTGGTTGGCACGCACCCAGTTCGCCCTGGGTGACTGGAGTGGGGCCGTGGCCACCGTCGAACGTGCCGCGCGTCAGCTGGAGGATGTCGGGCTGGACCTACTGCGGCCACTCGTGCACTGGACGGGAGCGCAGACGCAGGCGCTGCGTGGCAACCGCGATGCCGCACAGCATCACCTCCGGCGGGCGGCCGCGAGCCTCCACGACTACCCGATCATGTTCTTACCGTCCTCGCTGGCACGCGCCCAGTGCGCCGAGGTGGAAGCCGACTACCCCACGGTGATTCGCGCACTCGAACCCCTCACCCGGCTCCGGCCGCGGGAGGGCGTCGACGAACCCGGGTTCTGGCACTGGCCGGACGTCTACGCGAATGCGCTCGTCATGGTCGGGAGAGTGGACGACGCCGACACCTTCCTCATCCCACACGAGGAACGGGCCGCAGCGCGACAGCACCGTTCCGCCCAGGCGCGGCTCGGCTACGCCCGCGGACGCATACTCGGCGCCCGAGGGGATATCGACGCCGCCCGAGCCGTCTTCGAGCAAGCACTGCAGCATCTCGACACGTTGCCCCTGCCCTACGACCGCGCCCGGGTCAACTTCGCGTACGGCCAGACCCTGCGACGGGCCGGTAAACGCCGTGATGCCGATGCGGTGATCCAGGCCGCCCGGGAGGGATACTCGGCCCTCGGTGCAACGTCGTACGTGTTGCGGTGCGACCGCGAAATCAAGGCGGGCGGGCTCAACCTCGAGCGCAGTCGTGTCTCACTCGCGGACCTGACGCCTCAGGAACAGGCGGTGACGGAACTCGTCGCCGGTGGTGCCAGCAACAAGGAGGCGGCGGGAGAACTGTTCCTGTCGGTCAAGACGGTGCAGTACCACCTGACACGGGTCTACGCGAAGCTCGGCGTTCGCTCCCGCAGCGAACTCGCGGCGCAGTTCCGCAACGACGGCTGA
- a CDS encoding class I SAM-dependent methyltransferase has protein sequence MKDTIDAVEADRELKTRHRAMWALGDYPSLAGEVIPDLGPALVAACEVRSGDHVLDVAAGSGNAAIPAALAGGHVVASDLTPELFDVGRREAAAAGAAVEWQQADAEALPFDDEEFDVVMSCVGVMFAPHHQQSADEIVRVCRPGGRIGLLSWTPEGFIGQMFATMKPYAPAPPPGAQPPPLWGREEHVRELFGDRVTDLTATRQTLHVEKFPTPEEFRDYFKERYGPTIAVYRNIAGDPERVAALDGELADLARRHFDGTAMEWEYLLVTARKR, from the coding sequence ATGAAGGACACGATCGACGCAGTCGAGGCCGACCGCGAGCTGAAAACCCGGCACCGCGCCATGTGGGCGCTCGGCGACTACCCCTCGCTGGCCGGCGAGGTGATCCCGGACCTCGGACCGGCGCTGGTGGCAGCGTGCGAGGTGCGGTCGGGCGACCACGTCCTGGATGTCGCAGCGGGGTCGGGCAACGCCGCTATTCCCGCCGCGCTCGCAGGGGGCCACGTCGTCGCCAGCGACCTCACCCCGGAACTGTTCGATGTGGGACGCCGTGAGGCTGCTGCGGCGGGGGCTGCGGTCGAATGGCAGCAAGCGGATGCCGAGGCACTGCCCTTCGACGACGAGGAGTTCGACGTCGTCATGTCCTGTGTGGGCGTCATGTTCGCGCCGCACCACCAGCAGAGCGCCGACGAGATCGTCCGTGTCTGCCGTCCGGGAGGAAGGATTGGACTGCTCAGCTGGACGCCGGAGGGTTTCATCGGTCAGATGTTCGCGACGATGAAACCGTATGCCCCTGCTCCCCCACCCGGCGCGCAACCCCCACCGCTCTGGGGTCGCGAGGAACACGTCCGCGAACTGTTCGGGGACAGGGTGACCGATCTGACGGCGACGCGGCAGACGTTGCACGTCGAGAAGTTCCCGACCCCCGAGGAGTTCCGCGACTATTTCAAGGAGCGGTACGGCCCCACGATCGCCGTGTACCGCAACATCGCCGGTGACCCGGAGCGGGTGGCCGCATTGGACGGTGAACTCGCCGACCTCGCGCGACGCCACTTCGACGGGACCGCCATGGAATGGGAATATCTCCTGGTGACCGCGCGCAAACGTTGA
- the nhaA gene encoding Na+/H+ antiporter NhaA, whose translation MSESQNRSTLFARGSWAETARISDILRKETVGGALLLIGSVIALVWANSPWSDGYTALRDTTVGPASLHLNLSLGTWAADGLLAIFFFVVGLELKREFVAGDLRDPRRAALPIAAAVGGMAVPALVFVLINARTGEGALAGWAIPTATDIAFAVAVLAIVSTHLPAALRTFLLTLAVVDDLLAVTVIAVFYTDELAFGPLLLALIPLALFTVAVQRRVRSWWILLPLAGATWILVHESGIHATVAGVLLGFAVPVLRSEKAGGPDAGPGLAEHFEHRIRPISAGFAVPLFAFFAAGVTVGGFSGLSTSLRDPVALGIVAGLVIGKAVGIFGTTYLMSRFTRATLDSGLAWLDVLGVALLGGIGFTVSLLIGDLAFGMDSLRGDHVKVGVLTGSVAAAVLASAVLRMRNGAYRNIALAESRDDDGDGIPDVYQR comes from the coding sequence GTGAGCGAATCCCAAAACCGATCGACGCTGTTTGCCCGCGGATCGTGGGCGGAGACCGCACGGATCTCCGACATCCTCCGCAAGGAAACGGTGGGCGGAGCGCTGCTCCTGATCGGCTCGGTCATCGCTCTGGTCTGGGCGAACTCGCCGTGGTCCGACGGGTACACGGCGCTGCGCGACACCACCGTGGGACCGGCCTCACTGCACCTGAACCTCTCGCTCGGGACGTGGGCCGCCGACGGGTTGCTCGCGATCTTCTTCTTCGTCGTGGGCCTCGAACTCAAACGGGAGTTCGTGGCCGGAGACCTGCGTGATCCTCGCCGCGCCGCTCTTCCCATCGCCGCCGCCGTCGGCGGCATGGCCGTCCCCGCGCTGGTCTTCGTTCTGATCAACGCCCGCACCGGTGAGGGGGCGCTCGCCGGCTGGGCGATTCCGACGGCCACCGACATCGCGTTCGCGGTGGCCGTCCTCGCCATCGTGAGCACTCATCTTCCGGCAGCCCTGCGCACCTTCCTGCTCACCCTCGCAGTCGTGGACGACCTGCTGGCCGTGACCGTGATCGCCGTCTTCTACACCGACGAGCTCGCGTTCGGCCCATTGCTTCTCGCGCTGATCCCGCTGGCACTGTTCACCGTTGCCGTGCAACGACGCGTCCGCTCCTGGTGGATCCTGCTGCCCCTCGCCGGGGCTACCTGGATCCTCGTGCACGAGTCGGGCATTCACGCGACCGTGGCGGGCGTCCTCCTCGGCTTCGCCGTTCCCGTGCTTCGCAGCGAGAAGGCCGGCGGACCCGATGCCGGGCCCGGTCTGGCCGAACACTTCGAGCATCGAATTCGGCCCATCTCGGCGGGATTCGCAGTGCCGTTGTTCGCCTTCTTCGCCGCCGGGGTCACCGTCGGCGGATTCTCCGGACTGAGCACCTCACTACGCGACCCGGTCGCACTCGGTATCGTCGCCGGCCTGGTGATCGGCAAGGCAGTCGGGATTTTCGGCACGACGTACCTCATGTCGCGGTTCACCCGGGCGACCCTCGACTCCGGCCTCGCCTGGCTCGACGTTCTCGGCGTCGCCCTGCTCGGCGGCATCGGATTCACCGTCTCCCTCCTCATCGGCGACCTCGCCTTCGGCATGGACTCCCTGCGGGGTGATCACGTCAAGGTCGGCGTACTGACAGGATCGGTGGCCGCCGCAGTCCTGGCCTCGGCGGTCCTGCGAATGCGCAACGGCGCCTACCGCAACATCGCGCTTGCGGAGAGCCGGGACGACGACGGCGACGGCATCCCCGACGTGTATCAGCGGTGA
- a CDS encoding FMN-binding glutamate synthase family protein, which translates to MKWSNALGIPAAALAAVASYDLLQRRHALLRNFPVLGHGRYLLESLGPELRQYITTNNDEERPFTRDQRRWVYASSKKETNTFGFGTDNDIEFTDGYTIIKHRTFSDIAPSAVPGGGDTLQLPSAKVLGSARGRAKAFRPHSLVNISAMSFGSLSSAAITALNRGATAADCLQNTGEGGLSRYHRNGADLVFQIGTAYFGCRDEDGRFDLDRLVSLVHSAPVRAIEIKLSQGAKPGLGGLLPGAKVTAEIAEIRGVREGSDCVSPSRHTAFHDVDSMLDWVELVAAETGLPVGIKSAVGDSRFWESLIEEMTHSDRGVDFVTIDGGEGGTGAAPLVFSDAVSLPFRSGFARVYSMFAEAGLTDGITFIGSGKLGLPDNAVVAMALGCDMINVAREPMLAIGCIQAQKCHTDRCPTGVATQSSWLEHGLDAQAKSVRADNYIRSLRRDVFKVAEACGVAHPGLITASDVEVADGNRRATTLAELYGYRDGWGLPGLADRDEITRLMAEYAEGPVGETGSPDAQTKPGTTGTTGTTGTTGADGHR; encoded by the coding sequence ATGAAGTGGTCGAACGCCCTCGGGATTCCGGCCGCCGCGCTGGCCGCCGTGGCTTCGTATGACCTGCTCCAGCGGCGGCACGCTCTGCTGCGCAATTTTCCCGTCCTGGGCCACGGCCGATATCTGCTGGAGTCGCTCGGGCCGGAGCTTCGGCAGTACATCACGACCAATAACGACGAGGAGCGTCCCTTCACCCGCGATCAGCGTCGCTGGGTGTACGCGTCGTCGAAAAAGGAAACCAATACGTTCGGGTTCGGCACGGACAACGACATCGAGTTCACCGACGGCTACACCATCATCAAGCACCGCACGTTTTCCGACATCGCCCCGTCGGCCGTTCCCGGGGGTGGTGACACACTTCAGCTCCCGTCGGCCAAAGTTCTGGGTTCGGCACGCGGCCGGGCCAAGGCCTTTCGTCCACACTCACTCGTCAACATCTCGGCGATGAGTTTCGGCTCGCTGTCGTCGGCGGCGATCACCGCTTTGAATCGCGGTGCCACGGCGGCGGACTGCCTGCAGAACACCGGTGAGGGCGGGCTGTCTCGCTACCACCGGAACGGTGCGGATCTGGTGTTCCAGATCGGTACCGCCTATTTCGGGTGCCGGGACGAGGACGGCCGCTTCGATCTCGATCGACTGGTGTCCCTCGTGCACTCCGCCCCGGTACGGGCCATCGAGATCAAACTCAGCCAGGGTGCGAAGCCGGGGCTCGGTGGCCTGTTGCCCGGTGCGAAGGTCACGGCCGAGATCGCCGAGATCCGCGGCGTCCGGGAAGGCAGCGACTGTGTCAGTCCTTCACGGCACACCGCGTTCCACGACGTCGACAGCATGCTCGACTGGGTGGAACTCGTCGCCGCCGAGACGGGACTGCCGGTGGGCATCAAGTCGGCCGTCGGAGACTCCCGGTTCTGGGAATCGCTGATCGAGGAGATGACCCACTCCGACCGGGGCGTCGACTTCGTGACGATCGACGGCGGCGAGGGTGGCACGGGTGCGGCACCGCTGGTGTTTTCCGACGCGGTCTCGTTGCCGTTCCGCAGTGGATTCGCCCGGGTGTACTCGATGTTCGCCGAGGCAGGACTCACCGACGGCATCACGTTCATCGGCTCCGGCAAACTGGGTTTGCCCGACAACGCTGTGGTGGCGATGGCTCTGGGTTGCGACATGATCAACGTTGCCCGCGAGCCGATGCTCGCGATCGGTTGCATCCAAGCCCAGAAATGTCACACCGATCGATGCCCCACGGGAGTGGCCACCCAGAGCAGTTGGCTGGAACACGGCCTAGACGCCCAGGCGAAGTCGGTGCGGGCCGACAACTACATCCGATCGCTGCGGCGGGACGTGTTCAAGGTGGCCGAGGCGTGCGGAGTTGCACATCCCGGACTGATCACGGCTTCGGATGTGGAGGTCGCGGACGGCAACCGCCGCGCGACTACTCTCGCCGAGCTCTACGGTTACCGGGACGGGTGGGGACTTCCGGGACTCGCCGATCGCGACGAGATCACCCGGCTGATGGCCGAATACGCGGAGGGCCCGGTGGGCGAGACCGGCTCACCCGACGCGCAGACGAAGCCCGGAACCACTGGCACTACCGGCACTACCGGCACTACCGGGGCCGACGGTCACCGCTGA
- a CDS encoding NAD(P)H-dependent glycerol-3-phosphate dehydrogenase, with the protein MARPVRVVVLGAGSWGTTVAGLAARNTPTLLWARSSDTADEINTVHRNSRYLGDRVLPDSMRATADLVEAAQEADVLVVGVPSHAVRGTLSQIANEVRAWVPVLSLAKGLEPGTRLRPTEVIAECLPGHPVGLLAGPNIAREIVDGLAAASVVATQDVRVATALQPLFASPVFRVYRNTDVLGCELGGVLKNIVAIASGMADGLDVGDNTRAMVLARGLAEMTRLGEAMGANPRTFAGLTGVGDLIATCMSPSSRNRRVGEALARGLTVEEAVAQLGQVAEGVKTAPTVMELARDHGVDMPIAAEVEAVVAGRQTAEGAYRGLRKVAAGSEHEVA; encoded by the coding sequence ATGGCCCGGCCGGTACGCGTCGTCGTTCTCGGCGCGGGCTCGTGGGGAACCACGGTGGCCGGACTGGCGGCGCGGAACACACCGACCCTGTTGTGGGCGCGGAGCTCGGACACCGCCGACGAGATCAACACCGTCCACCGGAATTCCCGGTACCTCGGTGACCGCGTACTCCCCGATTCGATGCGCGCCACCGCCGACCTCGTCGAGGCAGCGCAGGAGGCAGATGTCCTCGTCGTCGGGGTGCCCTCACATGCCGTCCGCGGCACCCTCTCGCAGATTGCCAACGAGGTGCGCGCGTGGGTACCGGTGCTGTCGCTGGCCAAGGGACTCGAGCCCGGCACTCGGCTGCGTCCCACCGAGGTGATCGCGGAATGCCTCCCCGGCCATCCCGTCGGGCTCCTCGCGGGGCCGAACATCGCTCGGGAGATCGTCGACGGACTTGCCGCGGCTTCCGTGGTGGCCACCCAGGACGTTCGAGTGGCGACCGCCCTGCAGCCACTGTTCGCGTCCCCAGTCTTCCGCGTCTACCGCAACACCGACGTGCTCGGGTGCGAGCTCGGTGGCGTGCTCAAGAACATCGTGGCCATCGCGTCGGGCATGGCCGACGGACTCGACGTCGGCGACAACACGCGGGCCATGGTGCTCGCCCGAGGGCTCGCCGAGATGACGAGGCTCGGCGAGGCGATGGGCGCCAACCCGCGAACCTTCGCCGGCCTCACCGGTGTCGGTGACCTGATCGCGACGTGCATGAGCCCCAGTTCCCGTAACCGCCGGGTGGGCGAAGCGCTGGCCCGCGGACTCACCGTGGAGGAGGCCGTCGCCCAACTCGGCCAGGTCGCGGAGGGTGTCAAGACCGCACCGACCGTCATGGAACTCGCCCGTGACCACGGCGTGGACATGCCTATCGCCGCCGAGGTGGAAGCCGTGGTGGCGGGGCGACAGACGGCGGAAGGTGCCTACCGCGGCCTGCGCAAGGTCGCGGCAGGCAGCGAGCACGAGGTCGCATGA
- a CDS encoding M50 family metallopeptidase, with the protein MSAVSPTPATWIVQVVAVVAVVLVLEPHAWRITRNVVTIIHEGAHLVVALLFGRRLKGVRLHSDTSGVAISSGKPTGLGVVLMTFAGYVGPAVLGLGAAWVLGTRHAVAVLWIGVVALAAMLILVRNLYGLFSLTVVGALLFGLVWLGTEQQQVAAAYLITSFMLVASPRPVIELQRSRARRAAPDSDADQLARLTRVPGIVWVGLFLLVNIGCLLLGGWWILRPVGG; encoded by the coding sequence GTGAGCGCGGTCAGCCCCACCCCGGCGACGTGGATCGTCCAGGTGGTGGCAGTGGTAGCGGTTGTGCTCGTACTCGAGCCCCACGCCTGGCGCATCACGCGCAACGTGGTGACGATCATCCACGAGGGTGCGCACCTCGTGGTCGCGCTGCTCTTCGGCAGACGACTGAAAGGCGTCCGGCTGCACTCGGATACGTCCGGGGTCGCGATCTCGTCGGGCAAGCCCACAGGACTCGGTGTCGTTCTCATGACCTTTGCGGGGTATGTGGGTCCCGCGGTCCTCGGCCTCGGCGCAGCATGGGTGCTCGGTACCCGCCATGCCGTCGCGGTGCTCTGGATCGGGGTGGTGGCACTCGCCGCCATGCTGATCCTGGTTCGGAACCTCTACGGGCTGTTCTCCCTCACCGTCGTCGGAGCCCTCCTGTTCGGGTTGGTCTGGCTCGGCACGGAGCAACAGCAAGTGGCGGCTGCCTACCTGATCACGTCCTTCATGCTGGTGGCGTCGCCGCGGCCGGTCATCGAACTGCAGCGGAGTCGGGCACGGCGGGCCGCCCCCGACTCCGACGCCGATCAGCTGGCGCGGCTCACCCGCGTTCCCGGCATCGTCTGGGTGGGGCTCTTCCTGCTGGTCAACATCGGATGTCTCCTGCTCGGAGGCTGGTGGATTCTCCGTCCGGTCGGGGGGTGA
- a CDS encoding CBS domain-containing protein: MRIADVLRSKGTAVATVDADTSVTSLVDELAQHNVGALVVLEKGSLVGIVTERDVVRKIHERGPDVLKARVADIMSTSVFTCLPTDSVDSLAETMTERRIRHLPVVVEGQLVGIVSIGDVVKSRIGELQSERDQLEHYIDQG, from the coding sequence ATGCGGATCGCGGATGTATTGCGGAGCAAGGGTACGGCGGTAGCGACGGTCGACGCCGATACGTCGGTGACCAGCCTGGTCGACGAGCTCGCCCAGCACAATGTCGGCGCGCTGGTGGTGCTCGAGAAGGGCTCGTTGGTCGGCATCGTGACCGAGCGCGACGTCGTGCGCAAGATTCACGAGCGTGGACCCGACGTGCTGAAGGCACGGGTCGCGGACATCATGAGCACCTCGGTGTTCACCTGCCTGCCCACCGACAGTGTGGACAGCCTCGCCGAGACCATGACCGAGCGCCGGATCCGGCATCTGCCCGTGGTGGTGGAGGGGCAGCTCGTCGGCATCGTCAGCATCGGTGACGTGGTGAAGAGCCGGATCGGCGAGCTGCAGAGCGAACGCGACCAGCTCGAGCACTACATCGATCAGGGCTGA
- a CDS encoding ATP-binding protein: MDPVRNPYAPGAGQRPPELAGRSRQLDAFDVVLERIARGRPERTVVLTGLRGVGKTVLLNHLRSAAISRSWGTGKIEARPDQDVRRPLSSALHMAVREIAGAHRNPDRVEEFLGVLKSFALRATADKGMRERWQPGIDAPAVKGRADSGDIEIDLVELLLDASSLARDVGVGIALFIDEMQDLGAADVSAICGACHELSQDAAPLIVVGAGLPHLPAVLSASKSYSERLFSYHRIDRLDRASADRALIAPAEREDVKFADEALDALYAAADGYPYFVQAYGKATWDVAAASPITEEDVRVAAPTAEEELAVGFFGSRYERATPAEREYMRAMADLAGDDGPVATAAIAAELGRKPASLSPARDGLIKKGLIYSAERGSIGFTVPHFGRYLRGQSD; the protein is encoded by the coding sequence ATGGACCCCGTCCGTAACCCCTACGCCCCCGGTGCAGGCCAGCGTCCACCGGAGCTCGCGGGCCGAAGCAGACAGCTTGACGCGTTCGACGTGGTGCTCGAGCGGATCGCCCGCGGCCGTCCGGAACGCACTGTGGTGCTCACCGGCCTCCGCGGAGTCGGGAAGACGGTGCTGCTCAATCATCTGCGGTCGGCGGCCATCTCCCGCAGCTGGGGCACCGGCAAGATCGAGGCCCGCCCCGACCAGGACGTGCGCCGACCGCTGTCGTCGGCGCTGCACATGGCAGTGCGCGAGATCGCGGGGGCACACCGCAACCCCGATCGGGTCGAGGAGTTTCTGGGCGTGCTGAAGTCGTTCGCGTTGCGGGCGACGGCGGACAAGGGCATGCGGGAGAGATGGCAACCCGGGATCGACGCCCCGGCCGTGAAGGGTCGGGCGGATTCGGGAGACATCGAGATCGATCTGGTGGAGTTGTTGCTCGACGCCTCCTCGCTGGCGCGAGATGTGGGCGTCGGGATCGCGCTGTTCATCGACGAGATGCAGGACCTCGGTGCCGCGGACGTCTCCGCGATCTGCGGCGCGTGCCACGAACTCAGCCAGGACGCGGCGCCGCTCATCGTGGTCGGTGCCGGTCTCCCGCACCTGCCTGCGGTGTTGTCGGCATCGAAGAGTTACTCGGAGCGCCTCTTCAGTTACCACCGCATCGACCGGCTGGACCGGGCGTCGGCGGATCGCGCGCTGATCGCGCCCGCGGAGCGGGAAGATGTGAAGTTTGCCGACGAAGCCTTGGATGCGTTGTACGCGGCCGCCGACGGTTATCCCTATTTCGTGCAGGCGTACGGGAAGGCCACCTGGGATGTGGCTGCGGCCAGCCCGATCACCGAGGAAGACGTGCGGGTGGCGGCACCGACCGCGGAAGAAGAACTCGCCGTGGGGTTCTTCGGTTCCCGCTACGAGCGCGCGACCCCGGCCGAACGCGAGTACATGCGGGCGATGGCGGATCTCGCCGGCGACGACGGCCCCGTCGCGACAGCAGCGATCGCCGCCGAACTCGGTCGTAAACCGGCCTCGTTGTCACCCGCCCGGGACGGCCTGATCAAGAAGGGCTTGATCTATTCGGCCGAGCGTGGATCCATCGGGTTCACCGTCCCGCATTTCGGCCGGTATCTGCGCGGCCAGAGCGACTGA